CCACGACGATCGGGATCACCGACAAATAGATCTTGGAGCGCTTGAACCGCATCTTCAGCGGCAGGCCGTGGATCCAGCCGTGGCTGCGGCGTGGCGGCAGCACGCCGGCCCGCGTGCGCATCATCGCCCGCAGGCCTTCCCAGAACATCAGCCCGCCGACGGTGGTGAGCAGCGCGACATAGGACAGCGCGATCATCAGGTCGAGCTGGCCGAGCGCGCGCAATTGCGTGAAGGTCCACACCCCGAGCGCGGTGCCGACGCTGCCGCCGGTCAACAGCACCAGCGCAAGCGCGGGGTCGATGGCGCGTCGCCGCCAATAGGAGATCGCCCCGGAAAAGGACGAGGCCGCGATGTGGCTGGCGACGGAGGCGACCGCGACCGCCGGCGCGATGCCGATGAAGATCAAGAGCGGCGTCATCAGGAAGCCGCCGCCGATGCCGAACATGCCCGACACGAAGCCGACGGCCGCACCCATCGCGAGGATCAGGAAGATGTTGACGGGGATGTCGGCGATCGGAAGGTAAAGTTGCACGGCCGTTCGCTTCTGGAAGGTTGAGCCTTTGGAAAGAGGCCGAAGCCGCTCCCGGCTCGCATTATCGATGGCGTTCGCTTTTCTCGATGGGCACTTGCCGGCCGCGCGTTCCGAATTCCCGCGACAGGCGCCGGGAAATGCGGATCGATTTGCCGCGCCCCTGCATAACCGAAAACGGCTGCCAGCGGGACTGGAGAATCCGCCCCGCGCGCGGTTTTTTGCCGTCCGCGGCCGGGCATCTGCCGGCTTGGTGAATGATTTGGATTAATGCGGCCGCGTTCGCGGGGGCTCAGGGCCTGCCGACGGGATCGGTGATGAGGTTCATCGCCAGCGCCTCCTTTGTGTCGAGCCAGCGCACGTCCCTGGTCTGCGACATCGCCTCCACGACGGCGGAGGAGACGCCCATCTTCGTGAAATAGCCGAGCACCAGCCCTGCGGTGCGCTGCGTCTCGGCCACGGGATCGCCGACCGTTGCGGTCGACACAAAGCGATGGACGCCCAGCAGCGAGCCTGCCACGCCATAGCGCGGCTTGCCGCCGGCATAGACCAGCACGCACGCGCTCGCGCAGTAAGCCGGCCTGACACGGCCGGTGGCGTCGGTGGTGCCGACAGCCGTCGCGAGGCCGCGCGACCTGATGATTTCACCCATGATGGCGGCCTGCGCGAGATCGCCGCCGGGAGAGGAAAGCAGCACGGTCTCGCCCGGTGCGAGATGGGCCTCGTTGAGCTGCTCGCGCAGCCAGCCGGCCGCCGCCGGGCCGATCGTGCCGCGGATCGCGAGGGCGCGCCGGCCGCGGCCCGAGCCGTCGAGGTCGGCGCTGCCGATCAACGACGCGCCAAGGCTCGGCGAAAAATACTGGTCCTTCCAGTAGGCCCAGGCTTCCGGCCGCGATAAATCCCTGTAGGCTCGGATGCCGAGGCTGCTCATCAGGAGCACGAAAAAGGCGATCGACCACAACCATCGCCTGTTCGTGCTGTGGGTTGCGGAACGCGAAGAGGCAGGCGGCGGATTGGCCGGCGCGCGGGGCGGCGCCACCCACGGTCCCGTCGGCGATCGCGCGGGTCGGCCTGCCGAGTCCTGGCCATCATCGACAGACACTTCGATCCTCTCAGAACGAGCCGCGCGCTGACGCCTTCATCTAGAGCATTTTCAGTTCTTAT
This genomic interval from Bradyrhizobium sp. NP1 contains the following:
- a CDS encoding sulfite exporter TauE/SafE family protein, encoding MQLYLPIADIPVNIFLILAMGAAVGFVSGMFGIGGGFLMTPLLIFIGIAPAVAVASVASHIAASSFSGAISYWRRRAIDPALALVLLTGGSVGTALGVWTFTQLRALGQLDLMIALSYVALLTTVGGLMFWEGLRAMMRTRAGVLPPRRSHGWIHGLPLKMRFKRSKIYLSVIPIVVVGIVIGFIGAIMGIGGGFILVPIMIYLLRVPTSTVIGTSMVLTLVTMAFATLLHAATNHLVDIVLALILMVGGVTGAQFGARAGQKIRGEQLRLLLGLLVLAVGVRFAIELVIRPDELFTIRETGGAG